In a genomic window of Desulforegulaceae bacterium:
- a CDS encoding iron-containing alcohol dehydrogenase, with amino-acid sequence MLPSYYQFYNPVKIISGNKALDNLPYELELLNSKRPLVVTDKGVENAGLIKVFINSFKNSGVEIGGIYSDVPPDSSNSVVKDIARVYREKKCDSLIAVGGGSPIDTAKGANILVTENSDDLMEFEGTDLLKKPLKPLIVVPTTAGTGSEATLVAVIYNEEKKVKMEFISDYLLPNLAVIDPRMTETMPPKITAATGMDALTHAIEAYTCLQKNPISDAYAFSAIRIISENILAAVENGKDRKARLNMANAATMAGIAFSNSMVGGIHALGHSTGAVAKVPHGVAMSIFLPYGLEYSFEKIKDSLSELLLPLSGPEIYSNTSKENRAFKFIENLRNLQRKLNEKASLPMRLKEAGVTEDMFESIATKTINDGALMMNPEEMSHEDAMGILKKAF; translated from the coding sequence ATGCTTCCATCATACTATCAGTTTTATAATCCGGTAAAAATAATATCTGGAAACAAAGCGTTAGACAACCTTCCCTATGAACTTGAACTTTTAAACTCAAAGCGTCCTCTTGTAGTTACAGATAAGGGTGTTGAAAATGCAGGATTAATTAAAGTTTTTATAAACTCTTTTAAAAACAGCGGTGTTGAAATAGGCGGGATCTATTCGGATGTTCCTCCTGATTCTTCAAATTCAGTTGTTAAAGATATTGCAAGGGTTTACAGAGAAAAAAAATGTGATTCCTTAATTGCGGTGGGGGGAGGTTCTCCAATTGACACTGCCAAGGGGGCTAATATTCTTGTAACTGAAAACTCCGATGACTTGATGGAATTCGAAGGTACAGACTTACTTAAAAAACCTTTAAAACCTTTGATAGTTGTTCCTACAACGGCGGGAACAGGATCAGAAGCTACTCTTGTCGCTGTTATTTATAATGAAGAAAAAAAAGTTAAAATGGAATTTATTTCAGACTACCTTCTTCCCAACCTTGCAGTTATTGATCCTAGAATGACAGAAACAATGCCTCCTAAAATTACAGCTGCAACTGGGATGGACGCTTTAACCCACGCAATAGAGGCTTATACATGTTTACAGAAAAATCCCATAAGTGATGCCTATGCTTTTTCAGCAATAAGGATTATAAGTGAAAATATTTTGGCTGCTGTGGAAAACGGGAAGGATCGTAAAGCCAGGCTCAATATGGCAAATGCTGCAACTATGGCAGGAATTGCATTTTCAAATTCAATGGTTGGCGGAATTCATGCTCTTGGTCATTCAACAGGTGCAGTTGCAAAGGTTCCACATGGAGTGGCAATGTCTATCTTTCTTCCCTATGGGCTTGAATATAGTTTTGAAAAAATCAAAGACAGTTTAAGTGAGCTTCTTTTGCCTCTTTCCGGCCCTGAAATTTATTCAAATACTTCAAAGGAAAACAGAGCTTTTAAATTTATTGAAAATTTGAGAAATTTACAAAGAAAGCTCAATGAAAAAGCATCTCTTCCAATGAGATTGAAAGAAGCTGGCGTAACAGAAGACATGTTTGAAAGTATTGCAACAAAGACAATAAATGACGGTGCCTTGATGATGAATCCAGAGGAGATGAGTCATGAAGATGCAATGGGAATTTTGAAAAAAGCATTTTAA
- a CDS encoding NADH-quinone oxidoreductase subunit C — MDTAKFLKEIEKISVKEKSQDILPGVEYEFTVSNENIREFVSIAYKSEFMLLFVTAVHIEPFPVVIYQFVNPESKFRIRARVFCSETRSLPTISDIFNGASWYEREVMEFFGLDFEGHQDKRTLILDESDKGLNPLLKKEDKALSAEETGFKNT; from the coding sequence ATGGACACAGCTAAGTTTTTAAAAGAAATAGAGAAAATATCAGTAAAAGAAAAAAGCCAGGATATCCTTCCTGGAGTTGAGTATGAATTCACTGTTTCAAATGAAAATATAAGGGAATTTGTTTCAATTGCTTATAAAAGTGAATTTATGCTGCTTTTCGTAACTGCAGTACATATTGAACCTTTTCCTGTGGTAATCTACCAATTTGTAAACCCTGAATCAAAGTTTAGAATTAGAGCAAGGGTGTTTTGCAGTGAGACCAGATCTTTACCAACAATTTCAGATATTTTTAATGGTGCATCCTGGTATGAAAGGGAAGTTATGGAGTTTTTCGGACTTGATTTTGAAGGGCACCAAGATAAACGAACCCTTATTCTTGATGAATCTGATAAAGGGCTGAACCCTCTTCTTAAAAAAGAAGATAAAGCTTTGAGTGCTGAAGAAACAGGTTTTAAAAATACTTAG
- a CDS encoding NADH-quinone oxidoreductase subunit A, giving the protein MPDELLIHYLYIISFLIGGFLAAFAPFVIALLVAPGRRDSSKSLDTYECGMKPYGEMWNFRYGAAYYLYALIFLAFDVDILFLFPVAVAFNSVEAWRGILELFIFIGILSLAIVYAWNKGVFNWERKKV; this is encoded by the coding sequence ATGCCAGATGAATTGCTAATTCATTATCTTTACATAATATCCTTTCTGATAGGAGGGTTTCTTGCAGCTTTTGCACCTTTTGTAATTGCATTGCTAGTTGCCCCTGGCAGACGGGATTCATCTAAAAGTCTAGATACTTATGAATGTGGTATGAAACCATATGGGGAAATGTGGAATTTCAGATATGGAGCTGCATATTATCTTTATGCCCTCATTTTTTTGGCCTTTGATGTTGATATTCTTTTTCTTTTTCCTGTTGCTGTGGCATTTAATTCTGTTGAAGCTTGGAGAGGGATTTTAGAACTTTTTATTTTCATAGGAATTTTATCTCTTGCAATTGTATATGCCTGGAATAAAGGTGTTTTTAACTGGGAGAGAAAAAAGGTTTAA
- a CDS encoding lysine 2,3-aminomutase: MDKLNFQFYNKNFLNKIKYLDKLAPEIKEEIEICANIIPFRVSSYVLDELIDWNNAPDDPIFQLTFPQPGMIGDDNYNQLKLLYLNGEMDVFKEQVRKIHLGMNPHPAGQMDLNVPVMDKTILQGMQHKYDETVLFFPTQGQFCHSYCTYCFRWAQFIGFQKFKFSSSERESLHKYIKTNPMVTDLLFTGGDPMVMKTSVLEKYIEPFLKEKPENLLNIRFGTKALANWPFRFYRDKDSDDLMRLFEKITNKGYHLAIMAHFSHYRELETPAVEKAVKRLKSVGAQIRCQAPLIKNINDNSYVWERMWKGQLKLGTIPYYMFVGRDTGSKKYFEISLAKAFEIFTQAYRNVSGLARTVRGPSMSAEIGKILVEDITEIKGEKVYVLKFVQSRIKEHVNKVFFAKFNKDASWIDELEPAFGEKEFFFEKKHNEFKEKKLDILRSCTN; encoded by the coding sequence ATGGATAAACTCAATTTTCAATTTTACAATAAAAATTTTTTAAATAAAATCAAATACCTCGATAAGCTGGCACCTGAAATAAAAGAAGAAATTGAAATCTGTGCTAATATAATTCCTTTTAGGGTTAGCAGTTATGTTCTTGATGAACTCATTGACTGGAATAATGCTCCAGATGATCCAATTTTCCAGTTGACATTTCCCCAGCCGGGGATGATAGGTGATGATAACTATAACCAACTGAAATTGTTGTATTTAAACGGTGAAATGGATGTATTTAAAGAGCAGGTAAGAAAAATTCATTTAGGCATGAATCCTCACCCTGCAGGACAAATGGATTTAAACGTTCCGGTTATGGATAAGACAATTCTTCAAGGAATGCAGCATAAATACGATGAAACTGTTCTTTTTTTCCCAACTCAGGGTCAGTTTTGTCATAGTTATTGCACCTATTGTTTTAGATGGGCTCAATTTATAGGATTTCAGAAATTTAAATTTTCATCGAGTGAAAGAGAAAGTCTTCATAAATATATAAAAACAAATCCCATGGTAACAGATCTTTTGTTTACAGGAGGGGATCCCATGGTTATGAAAACATCTGTTCTTGAAAAATATATTGAACCTTTTTTAAAGGAAAAACCTGAAAATCTTCTTAATATAAGATTTGGAACAAAAGCTCTGGCAAACTGGCCCTTTAGATTTTATCGGGATAAAGATTCAGATGACTTAATGAGGCTTTTTGAAAAAATAACAAACAAAGGTTACCATCTCGCAATTATGGCTCATTTTTCCCATTATAGAGAACTTGAAACTCCTGCCGTTGAAAAAGCAGTTAAAAGACTAAAGTCAGTAGGAGCCCAGATAAGATGCCAGGCTCCCTTGATAAAAAATATAAACGACAATAGTTATGTTTGGGAAAGAATGTGGAAGGGTCAATTAAAGCTTGGCACAATCCCATATTATATGTTTGTTGGAAGGGACACAGGGTCGAAAAAATATTTTGAAATTTCTCTTGCTAAGGCTTTTGAAATTTTTACCCAAGCCTATAGAAATGTTTCAGGATTGGCAAGAACTGTACGCGGTCCTTCTATGTCAGCCGAAATTGGTAAAATTCTTGTTGAGGATATCACTGAAATAAAAGGTGAAAAAGTTTATGTTTTAAAATTTGTACAGTCAAGAATTAAAGAACATGTAAATAAGGTTTTTTTTGCAAAATTCAACAAAGATGCCTCATGGATAGATGAATTAGAGCCAGCTTTTGGTGAAAAAGAATTCTTTTTTGAAAAAAAGCATAATGAGTTCAAGGAAAAAAAGTTAGATATACTTAGAAGCTGCACCAACTGA
- a CDS encoding TetR/AcrR family transcriptional regulator — MKKNIIKSASKLFTEKGVEKTSLAEISSKAKISKGTLYYHFSTKNDLVFAVTEMHMEKITQNLLNLLNTGDPPEEIVGKLFETVPDSITRSRLHIYLVREAVTEKGELLDKFRYIYGRWKKMLVRGLNEVVPDLRDPDALASFFIAAVDGLVIQNLLSINEVSSKRYVELIKILFKNTKGEEDVRI; from the coding sequence ATGAAAAAAAATATAATAAAATCTGCTTCAAAGCTTTTTACTGAAAAAGGTGTGGAAAAAACATCACTGGCTGAAATTTCTTCAAAGGCAAAGATAAGCAAAGGAACCTTGTATTATCATTTTTCAACTAAAAACGATCTTGTTTTTGCAGTGACTGAAATGCATATGGAAAAAATTACTCAAAATCTTTTAAATCTTTTAAACACAGGCGATCCACCTGAAGAAATAGTTGGAAAACTTTTTGAAACAGTGCCTGATTCAATAACAAGGAGCAGGCTCCATATTTATTTAGTTCGTGAAGCTGTAACTGAAAAAGGAGAGCTTTTGGACAAGTTTCGTTATATTTACGGGAGATGGAAAAAAATGCTTGTCCGGGGTTTGAATGAGGTTGTTCCAGATCTTAGAGATCCAGATGCTCTTGCAAGTTTTTTTATAGCGGCTGTTGATGGACTTGTTATTCAGAACCTGCTTTCCATAAACGAAGTTTCAAGCAAAAGATATGTGGAGTTAATCAAAATTTTGTTTAAAAACACAAAGGGGGAAGAAGATGTCAGAATTTAA
- a CDS encoding iron-sulfur cluster assembly scaffold protein — MHGIEEGFFEKHSKKFLEMAFSTDRAEYVENPDGFGSKTGECGDTISMYLTISEEKIKFLSYQIDGCINTNACSAALSKLVEGKDFDEAWETTPEDLVEYLETLPEDETHCAELAVGAFFLALSDAGKKCVKTV, encoded by the coding sequence ATGCATGGTATTGAAGAAGGTTTTTTTGAAAAACATTCAAAAAAATTTCTTGAAATGGCTTTCAGCACAGACAGAGCAGAATATGTGGAAAATCCTGATGGTTTTGGTTCTAAAACAGGAGAATGCGGGGATACAATTTCAATGTATCTTACAATCAGTGAGGAAAAAATTAAGTTTCTTTCATATCAGATTGATGGATGTATAAACACAAATGCATGCTCAGCTGCACTTTCAAAGCTTGTAGAAGGTAAGGACTTTGATGAGGCTTGGGAAACTACTCCTGAAGACCTTGTAGAATACCTTGAAACTTTGCCTGAAGATGAAACTCATTGTGCTGAACTGGCTGTGGGAGCTTTTTTTCTTGCTTTAAGTGATGCAGGTAAAAAATGCGTGAAAACTGTGTGA
- a CDS encoding NADH-quinone oxidoreductase subunit I, producing the protein MIKYFKYFFIGLKSLLIGMGVTIKAFFSPVVTVQYPREKNIIPQAYRGHIVLVVNEKAGTHKCIACGTCSRSCPSHCIEISSEKKEGEKKKSLTKFDLDFTKCSLCGICVESCPVGAIEYSKEYNLAGFTKEEFHFDLLECLKETSC; encoded by the coding sequence ATGATAAAATATTTTAAGTATTTTTTTATAGGCCTAAAAAGCCTTCTTATAGGAATGGGCGTAACAATCAAAGCCTTTTTTTCACCAGTTGTAACTGTTCAGTATCCAAGGGAGAAAAATATAATTCCCCAAGCATATCGGGGTCATATTGTCTTGGTTGTAAATGAAAAGGCAGGAACGCACAAATGTATAGCCTGCGGCACTTGTTCAAGATCTTGTCCTTCTCATTGTATTGAGATTTCTTCTGAAAAAAAAGAAGGTGAAAAAAAGAAGAGCCTCACAAAATTTGATCTTGACTTTACCAAGTGTTCTCTTTGTGGAATCTGTGTTGAGTCATGTCCTGTCGGTGCAATTGAATATTCCAAGGAATATAATCTGGCAGGCTTTACCAAAGAAGAATTTCATTTTGATCTTCTTGAATGCCTAAAGGAGACTTCATGCTGA
- a CDS encoding thioesterase has product MPGCEDVFEEDFRVLYSDVDFKGQIKAVKILNLCQDIASRHSYQLGLSALHLGEKGKIWVVHRYELEFKKRPFWDEVFKIRTWRYPFKKLYEMRRFDFLDSNNDVFVKGLCSWVIVDKKTKRPSRLDRTIEEKFCFEPKNPEVFAAEIKSPLNPVLKSEFKALRDDIDFNNHVNNTSYLKWAKECIDEDDFKNKNLKKIEILYLNDSLYNDRLKVFSEKEEDSSRYLIEIKNGKNLKSLALIKIFIS; this is encoded by the coding sequence ATGCCTGGGTGTGAAGATGTTTTTGAAGAAGATTTTAGAGTTTTATATTCTGATGTTGACTTTAAAGGTCAGATAAAAGCAGTTAAAATTTTAAATTTATGTCAGGATATTGCAAGCAGGCATTCTTATCAATTAGGTCTTTCAGCTCTCCACCTTGGAGAAAAAGGAAAAATCTGGGTTGTTCACAGGTATGAGCTTGAATTTAAAAAAAGACCTTTCTGGGATGAAGTCTTTAAAATCAGAACCTGGAGATATCCTTTTAAAAAGCTCTATGAGATGAGAAGGTTTGATTTTTTGGATTCAAATAATGACGTCTTTGTAAAAGGTCTTTGTTCCTGGGTTATTGTAGATAAAAAGACTAAAAGGCCTTCAAGATTAGATAGAACAATTGAAGAAAAGTTTTGCTTTGAACCAAAAAATCCTGAAGTTTTTGCAGCTGAAATTAAAAGCCCTTTAAATCCTGTTTTAAAATCGGAGTTCAAAGCTTTAAGAGATGATATAGATTTTAACAACCATGTGAATAATACTTCTTATTTAAAATGGGCAAAAGAATGTATAGATGAAGATGATTTTAAAAATAAAAATTTAAAAAAAATTGAAATTTTATATTTAAATGATTCCTTATATAATGATAGACTTAAAGTTTTTTCAGAAAAAGAAGAAGACTCAAGCCGGTATTTAATTGAAATTAAAAATGGAAAAAATCTTAAATCACTTGCATTGATAAAGATTTTTATCTCTTAA
- the nuoH gene encoding NADH-quinone oxidoreductase subunit NuoH, producing the protein MDFIANLPPHFLRIPIALILVVSLVFINALIMVYLERKVAGHMQLRLGPMEVGWHGVLQTLIDGVKLMAKQLIVPRAAHSKLFRIAPLLAFVPSVLPFVVMPFAPKLQAADINIGLIYILAMASLNVFAIFVAGWASNNKYGLLGAMRSISQGIAYEIPIILSLLSIVFVVGSFSLGDIVSYQGKIWLFLVQPVAFLIYFVASVAETNRAPFDLPEAESELTAGFHTEYSGMAFALFFLGEYTEIFVVSSIATAVFLGGWHGFPLPYFEYSSAVWFLLKTYCLMFLILWFRWTFPRVRFDQLLNLSWKYLIPFSLVNLLITAVVVKL; encoded by the coding sequence ATGGATTTTATTGCAAATTTACCACCACATTTTTTAAGAATACCAATTGCATTGATTCTTGTAGTTTCTCTTGTTTTTATCAATGCATTGATTATGGTTTACCTTGAAAGAAAAGTAGCGGGCCATATGCAGTTAAGACTTGGACCAATGGAAGTTGGCTGGCATGGTGTACTCCAGACATTAATTGATGGAGTAAAGCTTATGGCAAAACAGCTGATAGTTCCAAGAGCTGCACACTCTAAGCTTTTTAGGATAGCACCGCTTCTTGCTTTTGTTCCTTCTGTTCTTCCCTTTGTTGTAATGCCTTTTGCTCCAAAACTTCAGGCAGCTGACATAAACATTGGATTAATCTATATTCTTGCAATGGCATCTCTAAACGTTTTTGCAATTTTTGTAGCGGGCTGGGCTTCAAATAACAAATATGGACTTCTTGGAGCAATGAGGTCTATATCTCAAGGTATTGCCTATGAAATTCCAATAATTCTTTCTCTTCTTTCAATTGTATTTGTTGTTGGTTCTTTCAGTTTGGGGGATATTGTAAGTTATCAGGGTAAAATTTGGCTTTTCCTTGTTCAGCCTGTTGCTTTTTTGATTTATTTTGTTGCCAGTGTTGCTGAAACAAATAGAGCTCCCTTTGACCTGCCTGAAGCAGAAAGTGAGCTTACAGCCGGTTTCCATACAGAGTACAGTGGAATGGCTTTTGCTTTGTTTTTTCTTGGCGAATATACAGAGATTTTTGTTGTAAGTTCAATTGCAACAGCTGTTTTTTTAGGTGGATGGCACGGATTTCCCCTTCCGTATTTTGAATATTCATCTGCAGTTTGGTTTTTATTGAAAACATATTGTCTTATGTTTTTAATACTCTGGTTCAGATGGACTTTCCCAAGGGTAAGATTTGATCAGCTTCTTAATCTTTCCTGGAAGTATCTTATACCTTTTTCGCTTGTAAATCTTTTAATTACAGCAGTGGTAGTGAAGCTATGA
- a CDS encoding helix-turn-helix domain-containing protein — protein sequence MTQQSTFMKLREDEREVRKQLIISAAMTLFDERSFHEIGMRDIAAEAGVSAASIYRYFPSRDDLFVEALIQDINKIEGELEKRITAGGTLDELAIAVVDYLIDNESTFQMMCHFMIRGEVNQRALKKFNAVQRYFLNMFDKAVNKAEGVSNIRFFTHAFFASLAGVVLTFRNYPGRSQEERREYMHRLAILIIKEGNALGREILEKDLSQIREEMRDKR from the coding sequence ATGACTCAACAGTCAACTTTTATGAAGCTTAGGGAGGATGAAAGAGAAGTGAGAAAGCAGCTTATAATTTCTGCTGCCATGACACTTTTTGATGAAAGATCCTTCCATGAAATAGGAATGAGGGATATAGCAGCAGAAGCAGGGGTTTCTGCCGCATCTATTTATAGATATTTTCCAAGCAGGGATGATTTGTTTGTAGAAGCCCTTATTCAGGATATAAATAAGATAGAAGGCGAGCTCGAAAAAAGAATAACTGCTGGCGGTACTTTAGATGAACTTGCAATAGCTGTAGTTGATTATCTTATAGATAACGAATCAACCTTCCAGATGATGTGCCATTTTATGATAAGAGGTGAGGTTAATCAAAGGGCTTTGAAGAAATTTAACGCAGTTCAAAGATATTTCCTCAATATGTTTGATAAAGCAGTTAATAAGGCTGAAGGTGTTTCAAATATAAGGTTTTTTACCCATGCTTTTTTTGCGTCCCTTGCTGGCGTTGTGCTTACATTTAGGAATTATCCTGGAAGAAGCCAAGAAGAAAGAAGAGAGTATATGCATAGGCTTGCAATTTTGATAATTAAAGAAGGAAATGCTCTTGGGCGGGAAATTCTGGAAAAAGATCTAAGTCAAATAAGAGAAGAAATGAGAGATAAACGATAA
- a CDS encoding aldehyde ferredoxin oxidoreductase N-terminal domain-containing protein, with protein sequence MAKKNIGISNKVLEVDLSSRTWNVFEVSREERKLYIGAKGLGLKLLFDRINPGIDPLSEKNILSIVPGILTDAKGGCSGWFYSVAKSPLTNLFNSSFCNGSFGVQLRTAGWDGLIIKGRSRKHIILKIDKNGAYFEDGEAIWGFSTKKSQEKLVKGKNEAALVIGPAGENGVKFANIRSGNSFFGKEGLGAVMGSKNLKGVVVKGGDYKILPANKKKLNKLRKKANKYTNQNQAGSYLFKSFKPESSSDLGEIFSEIFTKRKPYKVSSEDKKSLIELGAASVIGTNLKTSDSSITAKFNEICSKMGMDTILAGRTIGWIMGSSEKCGLDFQVKTESYKGIEDFLYEIAYSRGEGVKAGLGLEELLRQYNQEDFTTKMKIREMDAFMNEALPDSQIDFHDLNSGSFSFSFYEIAIDSFFRLLKIDNLRSQPGFIKLFENVFCAVNSLGICCFTSYFYARNPVLLKYCPKLTLNIFVKRFPALAISLVNFSLYSKLFTALTGIKLSRKDFLKAGERIHKLEKNMNIREYSLGKKDVLKGRGSQI encoded by the coding sequence ATGGCTAAAAAAAATATTGGAATTTCAAATAAAGTTCTTGAAGTTGATTTATCTTCAAGAACCTGGAATGTTTTTGAGGTTTCAAGGGAGGAAAGAAAACTCTATATTGGAGCAAAAGGTTTAGGGTTAAAGTTGTTGTTTGACAGAATAAATCCAGGGATTGATCCTCTTAGCGAAAAAAACATCCTCTCAATTGTCCCTGGTATTTTAACGGATGCAAAAGGAGGCTGTTCTGGGTGGTTTTATTCAGTTGCCAAATCTCCTCTTACAAATTTGTTTAATTCTTCATTCTGCAACGGTTCTTTTGGAGTTCAGCTTAGAACAGCAGGATGGGATGGTTTGATAATCAAAGGAAGAAGTAGAAAGCATATAATCTTAAAAATTGATAAAAATGGTGCTTACTTTGAAGATGGAGAAGCTATTTGGGGGTTTAGCACAAAAAAGTCCCAGGAAAAACTTGTAAAAGGTAAAAACGAAGCCGCCCTTGTGATTGGACCAGCAGGTGAAAACGGGGTAAAGTTTGCAAATATTAGATCAGGGAATAGCTTTTTTGGAAAAGAAGGCCTTGGTGCTGTAATGGGTTCAAAAAATTTAAAAGGAGTTGTTGTAAAAGGCGGAGATTATAAAATTCTTCCTGCAAATAAGAAAAAGCTTAATAAACTTAGAAAAAAAGCAAATAAATATACTAATCAAAACCAAGCCGGTTCATATCTTTTTAAAAGTTTTAAGCCTGAATCTTCTTCTGATTTAGGCGAAATTTTCAGTGAAATATTTACAAAACGAAAACCTTATAAAGTTTCATCTGAGGACAAAAAAAGCCTGATTGAACTTGGAGCAGCTTCAGTTATTGGCACAAACCTTAAAACTTCAGACTCAAGCATAACGGCTAAGTTTAATGAAATCTGTTCAAAAATGGGGATGGATACAATTTTAGCAGGAAGAACTATTGGCTGGATAATGGGAAGTTCAGAAAAGTGTGGCCTTGATTTTCAGGTGAAAACTGAATCCTATAAAGGGATAGAGGATTTTTTATATGAGATTGCATATTCAAGAGGTGAAGGAGTAAAAGCAGGTCTTGGTTTAGAAGAGCTTTTAAGGCAATACAACCAGGAAGATTTTACAACTAAGATGAAAATAAGGGAAATGGATGCTTTTATGAACGAGGCTTTGCCTGATTCTCAAATTGATTTTCATGATCTAAATAGCGGGTCCTTTAGTTTTTCTTTTTATGAGATTGCAATTGATTCTTTTTTTAGACTTTTAAAGATTGATAATCTTAGGTCACAACCTGGCTTTATTAAATTATTTGAAAATGTTTTTTGTGCTGTAAATTCACTTGGTATCTGCTGTTTTACATCCTATTTCTATGCTCGTAATCCCGTTTTGTTGAAATATTGTCCTAAATTAACTTTGAATATTTTTGTGAAAAGGTTTCCAGCCCTTGCAATTTCCCTTGTTAACTTCAGCCTTTATTCCAAACTTTTTACAGCTTTAACAGGAATAAAGTTGTCAAGAAAGGATTTTTTAAAAGCGGGTGAAAGAATCCATAAGCTTGAAAAAAATATGAACATACGGGAATACTCTTTAGGGAAAAAAGATGTTTTAAAAGGAAGAGGATCTCAGATTTAA
- a CDS encoding NADH-quinone oxidoreductase subunit D, producing MTLENEIKCENLESQGKHKFLLNMGPQHPSTHGVLRVVLEMDGEYVMGIDPVIGYSHRMHEKIAEVRPAQSFLPNTARMDYVCALPYNHGYVALIEKMAGIEVPERAEYIRVITVELNRLASHLLWLGTFLLDLGAFTPILYCFDDREHILDILESLTGSRLTYSFHRVGGVYKDIDDDFIEKSREFMKRLEKRFDVYDRLVTGNVIFRNRTEGVGVVSSDMARRYGITGANLRASGVSYDIRKAFPYSIYDKFDFEVPLGTKGDCLERYYVRINEMKQSMRILSQAFDMIPKGDIRAKVPRKLKIPKGQSSFSVESARGELCYYMVSDGSDVPYRLKVRVPSYGNLSALAEICEGMLIADLVAVMGSFDLVIPEIDR from the coding sequence ATGACTTTAGAAAATGAAATTAAATGTGAAAATTTGGAAAGTCAGGGGAAGCATAAGTTCCTTTTAAACATGGGTCCCCAGCATCCAAGTACTCACGGTGTTTTAAGAGTTGTGCTTGAAATGGACGGCGAATACGTAATGGGAATTGATCCTGTAATAGGGTACAGTCACCGCATGCATGAAAAAATAGCAGAGGTCAGGCCGGCTCAATCTTTTCTCCCAAATACGGCAAGAATGGATTATGTGTGTGCCCTTCCTTACAATCATGGGTATGTTGCTCTTATTGAGAAAATGGCTGGAATAGAAGTTCCTGAGCGTGCAGAATACATAAGAGTAATTACAGTTGAGCTTAATAGGCTTGCAAGTCACCTCCTCTGGCTTGGAACTTTTCTTCTTGATCTTGGTGCTTTCACCCCTATTTTATATTGTTTTGATGACAGAGAGCATATTCTGGATATACTTGAAAGTCTTACCGGTTCAAGACTCACCTATAGTTTTCACAGGGTTGGCGGTGTTTACAAAGATATTGACGATGATTTCATCGAAAAATCCCGTGAATTTATGAAAAGGCTTGAGAAAAGATTCGATGTTTATGACAGGCTTGTAACAGGAAATGTGATCTTTCGGAATAGAACTGAAGGTGTGGGAGTTGTTAGTTCAGATATGGCAAGAAGATATGGAATTACAGGAGCAAACCTCAGGGCAAGCGGGGTTTCTTATGATATAAGAAAAGCTTTTCCATATTCAATCTATGATAAATTTGACTTTGAGGTTCCTTTGGGAACCAAAGGTGATTGTCTTGAACGCTATTATGTAAGAATCAATGAAATGAAACAAAGCATGAGAATTCTTTCCCAAGCTTTTGATATGATACCTAAAGGAGATATCAGAGCAAAAGTTCCTAGAAAACTGAAAATTCCAAAAGGGCAATCGTCTTTTTCAGTTGAATCTGCAAGGGGAGAGCTCTGTTATTATATGGTATCTGATGGAAGCGATGTTCCATACAGACTTAAGGTTAGGGTTCCTTCCTATGGCAATCTTTCAGCACTTGCAGAAATTTGCGAGGGGATGCTTATTGCTGATCTTGTGGCAGTCATGGGCAGTTTTGATCTAGTAATTCCTGAAATAGACAGGTAG
- the nuoB gene encoding NADH-quinone oxidoreductase subunit NuoB, protein MDKFIENTRSDAVLENADYQGQGLVLKFAQADIFLKHCQANSLWPLTFGIACCAIEMMATGMARFDSARYGAEVFRPSPRQSDLMIVAGTVNKKMASTVVRLYEQMAEPKWVIAMGNCAISGGPFAIEENYTVIEGVDKLIPVDVYVPGCPPRPEALLEAIFKLQEKITGKRHPFPQNRHPSRS, encoded by the coding sequence ATGGATAAATTTATTGAAAATACAAGATCTGATGCAGTCTTGGAAAACGCTGATTACCAAGGTCAGGGTCTAGTCCTTAAATTTGCTCAGGCTGATATTTTTTTGAAGCATTGCCAAGCAAACTCACTTTGGCCTTTAACTTTTGGAATTGCCTGCTGTGCAATTGAAATGATGGCTACAGGAATGGCAAGATTTGATTCCGCAAGATACGGAGCTGAAGTTTTTAGGCCTTCTCCAAGACAAAGTGACTTAATGATAGTAGCTGGTACAGTAAATAAAAAAATGGCTTCCACCGTTGTAAGGCTCTACGAGCAGATGGCTGAGCCAAAATGGGTGATCGCAATGGGAAATTGTGCAATTTCAGGCGGGCCTTTTGCGATAGAGGAAAATTATACTGTTATTGAAGGGGTCGATAAATTGATTCCGGTTGACGTATATGTTCCAGGATGCCCCCCAAGACCGGAAGCACTTCTTGAAGCAATTTTCAAACTTCAGGAAAAAATTACCGGCAAACGTCATCCTTTTCCTCAAAACAGACATCCATCAAGGAGTTAG